A DNA window from Pyrus communis chromosome 3, drPyrComm1.1, whole genome shotgun sequence contains the following coding sequences:
- the LOC137729100 gene encoding probable galacturonosyltransferase 3 isoform X2, with protein MKSNNLGAVQSSRVKMGDLSASWVLENPVDGRQEHPKRFEMAKDSSQSGMTFEEKTQHPTDDHQSGEGELPYSRLSSMSPVKLKRRVMRQGRRNLRTAELIGKDAEANNQMAAVAIERSKDFDPLVKGKYSIWRSDYESPNSDSTLKLMLDQIIMAKAYASIAKSKNETDLFNSLMKHYKLSQHAIGEASSDAELHLSALNRAKAMGRVLSAAKDKLYDCLTVERKLRVMLQSTEENVNALKKKSAFLIQLAAKTVPKPLHCLPLQLASDYFLLGYHNRGDVNKEKLEDPSLFHYAIFSDNVIATSVVVNSTVLHAKEPNKHVFHVVTDKLNYAAMRMWFIVNPPGGATVQVENIDDFKWLNSSSCSVLRQLESARLQEYYFKANHPSSLSKGSDSLKYRNPKYLSLLNHLRFYLPDVYSKLDKILFLDDDIVVQKDLTALWSVDLQGNVNGAVETCKESFHRYDKYLNFSNPLISENFDSNACGWAFGMNIFDLKEWRKRNITGIYHRWQDMNEDRTLWKLGTLPPGLITFYNLTYPLDRGWHALGLGYDPALNKTAIENAAVIHYNGNYKPWLDLAISKYKAYWSKYVMSDNPYLRFCKISE; from the exons ATGAAAAG CAACAATCTTGGAGCTGTGCAAAGTAGTAGGGTTAAAATGGGGGACCTATCCGCTTCTTGGGTCTTGGAAAATCCTGTTGATGGGAGGCAGGAACATCCAAAGAGATTTGAG ATGGCGAAGGATTCATCTCAATCTGGAATGACATTTGAAGAAAAGACTCAGCATCCTACAGATGATCATCAATCTGGTGAAGGTGAACTTCCATATTCTCGTCTATCATCAATGAGCCCAGTGAAGCTGAAGCGTCGG GTAATGCGGCAAGGAAGGAGGAATCTTCGGACTGCAGAGTTGATAGGAAAGGATGCAGAAGCTAATAACCAGATGGCTGCAGTAGCAATTGAACGATCAAAAGACTTTGATCCCCTTGTCAAGGGAAAGTACAGCATATGGAGGAGTGATTATGAAAGCCCAAATTCTGATTCAACCTTGAAACTTATGCTGGACCAGATCATAATGGCCAAAGCTTACGCAAGCATTGCCAAGTCGAAAAATGAAACTGATCTTTTTAATTCTCTCATGAAACACTATAAACTTAGTCAGCATGCTATTGGAGAAGCAAGTTCAGACGCTGAGCTTCATTTAAG TGCACTTAACCGAGCCAAAGCAATGGGCCGTGTTCTCTCTGCAGCGAAAGACAAATTATATGACTGCCTCACTGTTGAAAGGAAGCTGAGAGTCATGCTTCAGTCAACTGAAGAGAATGTAAatgctttgaagaaaaagagtGCATTCTTGATTCAGCTTGCTGCGAAAACAGTCCCTAAACCGTTACATTGCCTTCCTCTACAACTTGCATCTGACTATTTCTTGTTGGGTTATCATAATAGAGGGGATGTGAACAAAGAAAAGCTTGAGGATCCTTCTCTCTTCCACTATGCCATCTTTTCTGATAATGTTATAGCGACATCAGTGGTTGTTAATTCTACCGTGCTGCATGCGAAGGAACCCAACAAACATGTTTTCCATGTAGTCACCGATAAACTAAATTATGCTGCTATGAGAATGTGGTTTATTGTCAACCCTCCTGGGGGAGCAACAGTCCAGGTTGAAAACATTGATGATTTCAAGTGGCTGAATTCTTCTTCGTGTTCTGTTCTCCGTCAACTTGAATCTGCCAGACTTCAAGAATATTATTTCAAGGCAAATCATCCTTCTTCCCTCTCTAAGGGTTCTGACTCTCTCAAATATCGGAATCCAAAATATTTGTCCCTGCTGAATCATCTAAGATTCTACCTTCCTGATGTTTACTCGAAGCTGGACAAGATCCTGTTTCTGGATGATGATATTGTAGTTCAGAAGGATTTGACGGCTCTTTGGTCTGTTGATCTTCAAGGGAATGTAAATGGTGCAGTGGAGACCTGTAAAGAGAGCTTCCATCGGTATGATAAATATCTCAACTTCTCAAATCCATTAATCTCTGAAAACTTTGATTCCAATGCTTGTGGCTGGGCATTCGGCATGAATATCTTTGACTTGAAGGAGTGGAGGAAGCGAAACATCACTGGTATATATCATCGTTGGCAAGACATG AACGAAGATAGAACACTTTGGAAACTTGGAACATTGCCACCAGGACTTATAACTTTTTACAACCTGACCTATCCGCTGGATCGGGGTTGGCATGCGTTGGGACTCGGCTATGACCCGGCCCTCAACAAAACGGCGATAGAGAATGCAGCTGTGATCCATTACAATGGAAACTACAAGCCATGGTTGGATCTGGCTATTTCAAAGTACAAGGCGTACTGGTCAAAATATGTAATGTCTGATAACCCTTATCTTCGATTTTGTAAAATCAGTGAATAA
- the LOC137729100 gene encoding probable galacturonosyltransferase 3 isoform X1: MEVLPTTSASFVSLLILCISLVALHCVLVGADVSDATVRQRDITKYRSLCDCEQCEDSKGEGALVIGASTLPDEKNIDIIATYSNNLGAVQSSRVKMGDLSASWVLENPVDGRQEHPKRFEMAKDSSQSGMTFEEKTQHPTDDHQSGEGELPYSRLSSMSPVKLKRRVMRQGRRNLRTAELIGKDAEANNQMAAVAIERSKDFDPLVKGKYSIWRSDYESPNSDSTLKLMLDQIIMAKAYASIAKSKNETDLFNSLMKHYKLSQHAIGEASSDAELHLSALNRAKAMGRVLSAAKDKLYDCLTVERKLRVMLQSTEENVNALKKKSAFLIQLAAKTVPKPLHCLPLQLASDYFLLGYHNRGDVNKEKLEDPSLFHYAIFSDNVIATSVVVNSTVLHAKEPNKHVFHVVTDKLNYAAMRMWFIVNPPGGATVQVENIDDFKWLNSSSCSVLRQLESARLQEYYFKANHPSSLSKGSDSLKYRNPKYLSLLNHLRFYLPDVYSKLDKILFLDDDIVVQKDLTALWSVDLQGNVNGAVETCKESFHRYDKYLNFSNPLISENFDSNACGWAFGMNIFDLKEWRKRNITGIYHRWQDMNEDRTLWKLGTLPPGLITFYNLTYPLDRGWHALGLGYDPALNKTAIENAAVIHYNGNYKPWLDLAISKYKAYWSKYVMSDNPYLRFCKISE, translated from the exons ATGGAAGTTCTTCCGACAACGTCGGCGAGCTTCGTTTCTCTGCTTATCCTCTGCATCTCATTG GTTGCTTTGCACTGTGTCCTAGTTGGAGCAGATGTATCTGATGCTACAGTACG gcaaAGAGATATCACTAAATACCGATCGCTCTGTGATTGCGAACAATGTGAAGACAGCAAG GGAGAGGGTGCATTGGTGATCGGAGCCAGTACTCTTCCAGATGAAAAG AATATTGACATAATTGCGACATACAGCAACAATCTTGGAGCTGTGCAAAGTAGTAGGGTTAAAATGGGGGACCTATCCGCTTCTTGGGTCTTGGAAAATCCTGTTGATGGGAGGCAGGAACATCCAAAGAGATTTGAG ATGGCGAAGGATTCATCTCAATCTGGAATGACATTTGAAGAAAAGACTCAGCATCCTACAGATGATCATCAATCTGGTGAAGGTGAACTTCCATATTCTCGTCTATCATCAATGAGCCCAGTGAAGCTGAAGCGTCGG GTAATGCGGCAAGGAAGGAGGAATCTTCGGACTGCAGAGTTGATAGGAAAGGATGCAGAAGCTAATAACCAGATGGCTGCAGTAGCAATTGAACGATCAAAAGACTTTGATCCCCTTGTCAAGGGAAAGTACAGCATATGGAGGAGTGATTATGAAAGCCCAAATTCTGATTCAACCTTGAAACTTATGCTGGACCAGATCATAATGGCCAAAGCTTACGCAAGCATTGCCAAGTCGAAAAATGAAACTGATCTTTTTAATTCTCTCATGAAACACTATAAACTTAGTCAGCATGCTATTGGAGAAGCAAGTTCAGACGCTGAGCTTCATTTAAG TGCACTTAACCGAGCCAAAGCAATGGGCCGTGTTCTCTCTGCAGCGAAAGACAAATTATATGACTGCCTCACTGTTGAAAGGAAGCTGAGAGTCATGCTTCAGTCAACTGAAGAGAATGTAAatgctttgaagaaaaagagtGCATTCTTGATTCAGCTTGCTGCGAAAACAGTCCCTAAACCGTTACATTGCCTTCCTCTACAACTTGCATCTGACTATTTCTTGTTGGGTTATCATAATAGAGGGGATGTGAACAAAGAAAAGCTTGAGGATCCTTCTCTCTTCCACTATGCCATCTTTTCTGATAATGTTATAGCGACATCAGTGGTTGTTAATTCTACCGTGCTGCATGCGAAGGAACCCAACAAACATGTTTTCCATGTAGTCACCGATAAACTAAATTATGCTGCTATGAGAATGTGGTTTATTGTCAACCCTCCTGGGGGAGCAACAGTCCAGGTTGAAAACATTGATGATTTCAAGTGGCTGAATTCTTCTTCGTGTTCTGTTCTCCGTCAACTTGAATCTGCCAGACTTCAAGAATATTATTTCAAGGCAAATCATCCTTCTTCCCTCTCTAAGGGTTCTGACTCTCTCAAATATCGGAATCCAAAATATTTGTCCCTGCTGAATCATCTAAGATTCTACCTTCCTGATGTTTACTCGAAGCTGGACAAGATCCTGTTTCTGGATGATGATATTGTAGTTCAGAAGGATTTGACGGCTCTTTGGTCTGTTGATCTTCAAGGGAATGTAAATGGTGCAGTGGAGACCTGTAAAGAGAGCTTCCATCGGTATGATAAATATCTCAACTTCTCAAATCCATTAATCTCTGAAAACTTTGATTCCAATGCTTGTGGCTGGGCATTCGGCATGAATATCTTTGACTTGAAGGAGTGGAGGAAGCGAAACATCACTGGTATATATCATCGTTGGCAAGACATG AACGAAGATAGAACACTTTGGAAACTTGGAACATTGCCACCAGGACTTATAACTTTTTACAACCTGACCTATCCGCTGGATCGGGGTTGGCATGCGTTGGGACTCGGCTATGACCCGGCCCTCAACAAAACGGCGATAGAGAATGCAGCTGTGATCCATTACAATGGAAACTACAAGCCATGGTTGGATCTGGCTATTTCAAAGTACAAGGCGTACTGGTCAAAATATGTAATGTCTGATAACCCTTATCTTCGATTTTGTAAAATCAGTGAATAA